A genome region from Gadus macrocephalus chromosome 15, ASM3116895v1 includes the following:
- the fam204a gene encoding protein FAM204A — MYSGLLPKGFTESDLSSDAEEVGQCEEEQGNKSNSSTENVRGIAGQSTLTAVEVDSSQTPADPQQDKEPPTDILPGISQEMWQKFKELQKKKDELQTCQKVPRRRRKRKHKKGTSNEVTTKEGEHGGGLGKQWDGLQQYFGVNDRFQPPASSTADLQSGLEKRMELAIAEGDFAGAEEMSDSLATRELAVKITQAADCRDYVQHKQEEEASRAAQKRKAVAWGFEAKKRWETKSNMGYM, encoded by the exons ATGTATAGCGGACTTCTGCCCAAAGGTTTCACTGAATCCGATCTCAGCTCAGATGCCGAGGAGGTTGGACAGTGTGAGGAGGAGCAAGGGAATAAATCGAATAGTTCTACTGAAAATGTGAGGGGCATAGCAGGACAGAGTACTCTGACAGCGGTTGAAGTAGACTCATCTCAAACTCCTGCTGATCCACAGCAGGACAAAGAACCCCCGACAGACATTCTACCTGGGATTTCCCAGGAAATGTGGCAA AAATTCAAAGAGCTACAGAAGAAGAAAGATGAACTCCAAACGTGTCAGAAGGTGCCCAGAAGGAGAcgcaaaagaaaacacaaaaaag GAACAAGCAATGAAGTCACAACAAAAGAGGG ggAGCATGGAGGCGGCTTGGGGAAGCAGTGGGACGGGCTTCAGCAGTACTTTGGTGTAAATGATAGGTTCCAGCCCCCTGCGTCCAGCACAGCTGACCTTCAG TCCGGCCTAGAGAAGAGGATGGAGCTAGCCATCGCTGAAGGGGACTTCGCGGGTGCGGAGGAGATGAGCGACAGCCTCGCCACTCGAGAG TTGGCCGTGAAAATCACGCAAGCCGCCGATTGTCGAGACTACGTGCAACACaagcaagaggaggaggcctCGCGAGCGGCCCAGAAGCGGAAGGCGGTCGCCTGGGG gTTCGAGGCCAAGAAGAGATGGGAAACCAAGAGCAACATGGGTTACATGTAA